Proteins co-encoded in one Kutzneria chonburiensis genomic window:
- a CDS encoding MoaD/ThiS family protein translates to MAITVSIPTILRTHTGGEKSVEAAGATLSEVIDNLEANHGGLKSRLVKDGVLHRFVNIYVNDEDVRFAGGLEAKVADGDNVTILPAVAGGSR, encoded by the coding sequence ATGGCCATCACCGTCTCGATCCCGACGATCCTGCGCACCCACACCGGCGGTGAGAAGTCCGTCGAGGCCGCCGGCGCCACCCTGAGCGAGGTCATCGACAACCTCGAGGCCAACCACGGCGGCCTCAAGTCCCGCCTGGTCAAGGACGGCGTGTTGCACCGCTTCGTCAACATCTACGTCAACGACGAGGACGTCCGCTTCGCCGGCGGCCTCGAGGCCAAGGTCGCCGACGGCGACAACGTGACCATCCTGCCGGCCGTCGCCGGCGGCAGTCGCTGA
- a CDS encoding LysR family transcriptional regulator yields the protein MDELRWFIRVAESRTVTEAAETLHLSQPALSRGLGRLEREVGAPLFDRVGRGLRLNANGQALLDGARRAVSAVDGARQSIGELADPDRGTVNLAFLNTMGPLVVPTLLSGYRPRRPNVQFRLRQGGTERIEQYLLDGLVDLLLISTPGSPGIIWQPLLREPLVLVVPTYHRLAGRSSVELAEVRDEPFVIFSRGFGMRPTTERLCAEAGFAPRIACEGEDGATLRGLIGAGCGVGLMGPGPAPLPDVVELPVSDPPCYRMIGLAWCDRFMPAAADAFRSFALAEAKPLAPGARSR from the coding sequence ATGGACGAGCTGCGGTGGTTCATCCGGGTCGCCGAGAGCCGGACCGTGACGGAGGCGGCCGAGACGCTGCACCTGTCCCAGCCGGCGCTGTCGCGAGGCCTGGGCCGGCTGGAACGGGAGGTCGGCGCCCCGCTGTTCGACCGGGTCGGGCGGGGTCTGCGGCTCAACGCCAACGGCCAGGCGCTGCTGGACGGCGCGCGGCGGGCGGTGTCGGCGGTCGACGGCGCACGGCAGTCCATCGGCGAGCTGGCCGACCCCGATCGCGGGACGGTGAACCTGGCTTTCCTCAACACGATGGGCCCGCTGGTCGTGCCGACGCTGCTCAGCGGATATCGGCCACGCCGCCCGAACGTGCAGTTCCGGCTGCGGCAGGGCGGGACCGAGCGGATCGAGCAGTACCTGCTGGACGGCCTGGTCGACCTGCTGCTGATCTCGACGCCGGGCTCCCCCGGGATCATCTGGCAGCCGCTGCTGCGCGAACCGCTCGTGTTGGTCGTGCCGACGTATCACCGGTTGGCCGGGCGATCATCGGTGGAGCTGGCCGAGGTGCGCGACGAGCCGTTCGTGATCTTCTCCCGGGGGTTCGGCATGCGGCCGACGACCGAGCGACTGTGCGCCGAGGCCGGTTTCGCGCCGCGGATCGCCTGCGAGGGCGAGGACGGTGCCACGCTGCGGGGGCTGATCGGCGCGGGCTGTGGCGTCGGGCTGATGGGGCCCGGCCCCGCTCCCCTGCCTGACGTCGTCGAGCTGCCGGTGTCCGATCCGCCGTGCTATCGCATGATCGGGCTGGCCTGGTGCGACCGGTTCATGCCGGCCGCCGCCGACGCCTTCCGCTCCTTCGCCCTGGCCGAGGCCAAACCCCTGGCACCTGGCGCCCGTTCACGCTAG
- the clpS gene encoding ATP-dependent Clp protease adapter ClpS, with amino-acid sequence MTTPVEQHKPEVESVGSEDHPWLTVVWNDPVNLMSYVTYVLQKIFGYSREKATKLMLDVHHKGRAIVSSGSKEKVETDVAKLHAAGLWATMQQDS; translated from the coding sequence ATGACCACGCCCGTCGAGCAGCACAAGCCGGAGGTGGAGTCGGTCGGCAGCGAGGACCACCCGTGGCTGACCGTCGTGTGGAACGACCCGGTCAACCTCATGTCCTACGTGACCTACGTGCTTCAGAAGATCTTCGGCTACAGCCGCGAGAAGGCCACCAAGCTGATGTTGGACGTGCATCACAAGGGTCGGGCGATCGTGTCATCGGGCAGCAAGGAGAAGGTGGAGACCGACGTGGCGAAACTGCACGCCGCCGGCCTGTGGGCGACCATGCAGCAGGACTCGTAG
- a CDS encoding sulfite exporter TauE/SafE family protein, with amino-acid sequence MTPLALGLVAATGLIVGMLNAVAGAGALLTFPLMVGLGLSPLAANVTNCVGVVPGSVAAIVGFRKELRGQGGVLRKLVPPAAIGSVVGAVLLFMLPGKVFDYAAPALLAMGAVLVLTQPLLAKRLRNRAPHRNNKALLAGMFANGAYGGYFGAGVGIIFAAMLGLMVTDDAHKMNAIKNVLQTAANGVAAVIFAFTAPVNWPAAIVLAATTAIGGPLGARISRYLPATALRSVIGVLGLVTASTLLLRTF; translated from the coding sequence GTGACTCCACTGGCACTCGGTCTCGTCGCCGCGACCGGACTGATCGTGGGCATGCTCAACGCCGTCGCCGGCGCCGGAGCGCTGCTCACCTTCCCGCTGATGGTCGGCCTCGGCCTGAGCCCGCTGGCCGCCAACGTGACCAACTGCGTCGGTGTCGTGCCCGGCTCGGTGGCCGCGATCGTCGGCTTCCGCAAGGAACTGCGCGGCCAGGGCGGCGTGCTGCGCAAGCTGGTGCCGCCGGCGGCGATCGGGTCGGTGGTCGGCGCGGTGCTGCTGTTCATGTTGCCCGGCAAGGTCTTCGACTACGCCGCGCCGGCGCTGCTGGCCATGGGTGCGGTGCTCGTGCTCACGCAACCGTTGCTGGCCAAGCGATTGCGGAATCGAGCGCCGCATCGGAACAACAAGGCCTTGCTCGCCGGCATGTTTGCCAACGGCGCGTACGGCGGCTACTTCGGCGCCGGTGTCGGCATCATCTTCGCCGCGATGCTCGGCCTCATGGTCACCGACGACGCGCACAAGATGAACGCCATCAAGAACGTGCTGCAAACCGCGGCCAACGGCGTGGCCGCGGTGATCTTCGCCTTCACTGCCCCGGTGAACTGGCCGGCGGCGATCGTGCTGGCCGCGACCACGGCGATCGGCGGGCCGCTCGGGGCCCGCATCTCCCGCTACCTCCCGGCCACCGCGCTGCGTTCGGTGATCGGCGTCCTCGGCCTCGTCACGGCGTCCACGTTGCTGCTGCGGACCTTCTGA
- a CDS encoding ATP-dependent Clp protease adaptor ClpS has translation MNVFPVVVDVLNRVVGLKLDDAIAGTWRIHEQGSALISSTSRDAAEAMVARLHSYGIDASVGRSS, from the coding sequence ATGAACGTGTTCCCGGTGGTGGTCGACGTGCTCAACCGAGTGGTCGGACTGAAGCTGGACGATGCGATCGCCGGCACGTGGCGGATCCATGAGCAGGGGTCGGCGCTGATCTCGTCGACCAGCCGCGACGCCGCGGAGGCGATGGTCGCGCGGCTGCACAGCTACGGCATCGACGCCTCGGTCGGGAGGTCCTCGTGA
- a CDS encoding P1 family peptidase yields the protein MITDVPGVLVGQYQRLGDGWATGTTVVLTPEGAVAGVDQRGGAPGTRETDVLEPSRLVQEIHGVCLTGGSAYGLAAADGVMRWLAERNHGVSVGELPHEVVPVVPSAVLFDLKLSDWGNRPDASFGYAACEAASDGPVEQGCVGAGTGARCGSLKGGIGTASMVVDGLTVGAIAAVNAMGEAVNPDGLPWALDHEIDGEFGVSPPGAPSVELRPKRSALNTTIGVVAVDAVLSKAECQRIAAVAHDGLARAIRPAHAMYDGDTIFALATGRQELTGVRGMALDRVCEAGAQVFARAIVHGILAATTVAGVPAYRDAWPEALGESDGLACRCAQRRDERVPGGGRRAQPSGRTEAGRCDRRHVADP from the coding sequence GTGATCACCGACGTGCCCGGCGTGCTGGTCGGCCAGTACCAGCGGCTGGGCGACGGCTGGGCCACCGGCACCACCGTGGTGCTGACCCCGGAGGGCGCGGTGGCCGGCGTCGACCAGCGCGGCGGCGCGCCCGGCACGCGGGAGACCGACGTGCTGGAGCCGTCTCGGCTGGTGCAGGAGATTCACGGCGTGTGTCTGACCGGCGGCAGCGCGTACGGGTTGGCCGCGGCCGACGGCGTGATGCGCTGGCTGGCCGAGCGCAATCACGGTGTCAGCGTGGGGGAGTTGCCGCATGAGGTCGTGCCGGTCGTGCCGTCGGCCGTGTTGTTCGACCTCAAGCTGAGCGACTGGGGCAACCGCCCCGACGCCTCCTTCGGCTACGCCGCGTGCGAGGCGGCGTCGGACGGTCCCGTCGAGCAGGGCTGCGTCGGCGCCGGAACCGGCGCTCGATGTGGGTCTTTGAAGGGTGGGATCGGCACCGCCAGCATGGTCGTCGACGGGCTCACGGTCGGCGCCATCGCCGCCGTGAACGCCATGGGTGAGGCCGTGAACCCCGACGGCCTGCCGTGGGCCCTCGACCACGAGATCGACGGCGAGTTCGGCGTGTCGCCCCCGGGCGCGCCGTCCGTGGAACTCCGGCCCAAGCGTTCCGCGTTGAACACCACGATCGGTGTGGTCGCCGTCGACGCCGTGCTGTCCAAGGCCGAGTGCCAGCGGATCGCCGCCGTCGCCCACGACGGCCTGGCCCGGGCCATCCGGCCCGCGCACGCCATGTACGACGGCGACACCATCTTCGCGCTGGCCACCGGCCGGCAGGAGCTGACGGGAGTGCGGGGCATGGCGCTGGACCGGGTGTGCGAGGCCGGCGCGCAGGTGTTCGCCCGGGCCATCGTGCACGGGATCCTCGCGGCGACCACGGTGGCCGGTGTGCCGGCGTACCGTGACGCATGGCCGGAGGCTTTGGGGGAAAGTGACGGACTGGCATGTCGCTGTGCACAACGACGAGATGAACGTGTTCCCGGTGGTGGTCGACGTGCTCAACCGAGTGGTCGGACTGAAGCTGGACGATGCGATCGCCGGCACGTGGCGGATCCATGA
- a CDS encoding DUF2017 domain-containing protein: protein MRGWRRRGEQLVAEVDRQEAAILRGLVGQVLDMLAAREQDAPDDELAELTGIRVGPSTAPDDPILSRLLPDFHRLDDDQPSKEDLDSAAALRSLHEPELLEFKTGVAQIVMDTCPPDGGPILLSVEQADAWLSAINDVRLALGTALDVTEDMPDELPEDDPRSSHLGVYHWLTWVQESLVTAVSS from the coding sequence GTGCGGGGTTGGCGACGGCGCGGCGAGCAGTTGGTCGCCGAGGTGGACCGGCAGGAGGCGGCGATCCTGCGTGGGCTGGTCGGCCAGGTGCTGGACATGCTGGCCGCGCGGGAGCAGGACGCGCCCGACGACGAGCTGGCCGAGCTGACCGGGATCCGGGTCGGGCCCTCGACCGCGCCGGACGACCCGATCCTGTCCCGGCTGCTGCCCGACTTCCACCGGCTGGACGACGACCAGCCGTCGAAGGAGGACCTGGACTCGGCGGCCGCGCTGCGCAGTCTGCACGAGCCGGAGCTGCTGGAGTTCAAGACCGGCGTGGCGCAGATCGTGATGGACACCTGCCCGCCGGACGGCGGTCCGATCCTGCTGTCGGTGGAGCAGGCCGACGCCTGGCTGTCGGCGATCAACGACGTGCGGCTGGCCCTGGGCACGGCGTTGGACGTCACCGAGGACATGCCGGACGAGCTGCCCGAGGACGATCCCCGGTCCTCGCACCTCGGCGTCTACCACTGGCTGACCTGGGTGCAGGAGAGCCTGGTCACCGCGGTGTCGTCGTGA
- a CDS encoding nicotinate phosphoribosyltransferase, which yields MTSTSTALLTDHYELTMLSSALRDDTADRPCVFEVFARRLPDGRRYGVVGGTARLLDAITRFRFDRAELDQLAAADVVDERTLAWLADYEFTGDVDGYPEGELYFPGSPILTVRAPFATGVVLETLALSILNHDSAIASAAARMVTAANGRRMIEMGSRRTHEEAAVASARVSYLAGFTATSNLEAGRRYGIPTAGTSAHAFTLLHDSEAAAFQAQVEQLGAGTTLLVDTYDITKGIQTAVEVAGPELGAIRIDSGDVGPLARQAREQLDALGARNTKIVVSGDLDEYAIAALRAEPVDAYGVGTSLVTGSGAPTAGMVYKLVEVEGRPVAKRSSHKESRGGRKGALRRYRETGTAIEEVVYTEGHKPALGEHDRDLQIPLVRAGQPVPDLPTIEQSRERLRQALVSVPWEGLKLSHGEPAIPTTFL from the coding sequence ATGACCAGTACGAGCACCGCGCTGCTCACCGACCACTACGAGCTGACGATGCTGTCCAGCGCGCTGCGCGACGACACCGCGGACCGGCCATGCGTGTTCGAGGTCTTCGCCCGCAGGCTGCCCGACGGCCGCCGCTACGGCGTGGTCGGCGGCACCGCCCGGCTGCTGGACGCGATCACCCGGTTCCGGTTCGACCGGGCCGAGCTGGACCAGCTGGCGGCGGCCGATGTCGTGGACGAGCGGACGCTGGCCTGGCTCGCCGACTACGAGTTCACCGGCGACGTGGACGGCTACCCGGAGGGCGAGCTGTACTTCCCGGGCTCGCCGATCCTGACCGTGCGCGCGCCGTTCGCGACCGGCGTGGTGCTGGAGACGCTGGCACTGTCGATCCTCAACCACGACAGCGCGATCGCGTCGGCGGCGGCCCGCATGGTCACCGCGGCCAACGGCCGCCGCATGATCGAGATGGGCTCGCGCCGCACCCACGAGGAGGCGGCGGTGGCCTCGGCCCGCGTCTCCTACCTGGCCGGTTTCACGGCCACGTCGAACCTGGAGGCGGGCCGCCGCTACGGCATCCCGACCGCCGGCACCTCGGCCCACGCCTTCACGCTGCTGCACGACAGCGAGGCGGCGGCGTTCCAGGCGCAGGTCGAGCAGCTGGGCGCGGGCACGACGCTGCTGGTCGACACGTACGACATCACCAAGGGCATCCAGACCGCGGTGGAGGTGGCCGGCCCGGAGCTGGGCGCGATCCGCATCGACTCCGGCGACGTCGGCCCGCTGGCCCGGCAGGCCCGTGAGCAGCTGGACGCGCTCGGCGCCCGCAACACCAAGATCGTCGTCTCCGGCGACCTCGACGAGTACGCCATCGCGGCGCTGCGGGCCGAGCCGGTGGACGCCTACGGCGTCGGCACCTCGCTGGTGACCGGCTCGGGCGCGCCGACCGCGGGCATGGTCTACAAGCTGGTGGAGGTCGAGGGCCGGCCGGTGGCCAAGCGCAGCTCGCACAAGGAGTCCCGCGGCGGCCGCAAGGGCGCGCTGCGCCGCTACCGCGAGACCGGCACGGCCATCGAAGAGGTCGTCTACACCGAAGGCCACAAGCCGGCCCTGGGCGAGCACGACCGCGACCTCCAGATCCCCCTGGTGCGGGCTGGACAGCCCGTGCCCGACCTGCCGACCATCGAGCAGAGCCGCGAACGGCTGCGGCAGGCCCTGGTCAGCGTGCCGTGGGAGGGCCTGAAGCTCTCGCACGGCGAACCGGCGATCCCGACGACCTTCCTGTGA
- a CDS encoding isochorismatase family protein codes for MATALIVVDVQNDFCEGGSLAVAGGAAVAADISRHIAASNYDHVVATRDYHQDPGAHFSSEPDYASSWPVHCVAGTPGSSFHPALDVAPIEAVFSKGAHAAAYSGFEGVGPDGISLADWLRGKGVDRVEVVGIATDYCVKATAREAHDLGFHTTVLLDLTAAVGAKSTDFALTELEGAGVSFVGSPRVG; via the coding sequence ATGGCTACCGCACTGATCGTGGTGGACGTGCAGAACGACTTCTGCGAGGGCGGCTCGCTGGCGGTGGCCGGCGGCGCGGCGGTGGCGGCCGACATCTCCCGGCACATCGCGGCCAGCAACTACGACCACGTGGTGGCGACCCGCGACTACCACCAGGACCCGGGCGCGCACTTCAGCTCGGAGCCGGACTACGCGTCGAGCTGGCCGGTGCACTGCGTGGCCGGCACGCCCGGCTCGTCGTTCCACCCGGCGCTGGACGTGGCCCCGATCGAGGCCGTGTTCTCCAAGGGCGCGCACGCGGCCGCCTACTCCGGCTTCGAGGGCGTCGGTCCCGACGGCATCTCGCTGGCCGACTGGTTGCGGGGCAAGGGAGTCGACCGCGTGGAGGTCGTCGGCATCGCGACCGACTACTGCGTGAAGGCGACCGCGCGGGAGGCGCACGACCTCGGCTTCCACACCACCGTGCTGCTGGACCTGACCGCCGCCGTCGGCGCGAAGAGCACCGACTTCGCGCTCACCGAGCTCGAAGGTGCGGGCGTGTCCTTCGTGGGGTCCCCGAGGGTCGGCTGA
- a CDS encoding nuclear transport factor 2 family protein, with translation MTASAEVFRQLVDGVVGKQWDRLPLLYAEDAVVEHPFSTDPAVARLEGRAALRAHFARAAEMGVDFRADDVVVHETTDPEVVVGEFTYRGTLGDKDITMPAIFVLRVRDGLIVSSRDYAGG, from the coding sequence ATGACCGCATCCGCCGAAGTGTTCCGACAGCTGGTCGACGGCGTTGTCGGCAAGCAGTGGGACCGGCTGCCGCTGCTGTACGCCGAGGACGCCGTGGTCGAGCATCCGTTCAGCACGGATCCGGCCGTGGCCCGGTTGGAGGGGCGGGCCGCGCTGCGTGCGCACTTCGCCCGCGCCGCCGAGATGGGCGTCGACTTCCGGGCCGACGACGTGGTGGTCCACGAGACCACCGATCCCGAGGTGGTCGTCGGCGAGTTCACGTACCGGGGCACCTTGGGCGACAAGGACATCACCATGCCGGCGATCTTCGTGCTCCGGGTCCGTGACGGCCTCATCGTCTCGTCCCGCGACTACGCCGGCGGCTGA
- a CDS encoding M67 family metallopeptidase, with protein sequence MLVIRRDLVEAIVEHARRDHPDEACGVVAGPSPDRPERFVPMLNAARSPTFYEFESGDLLRLYREMDGNDEVPAVVYHSHTATEAYPSRTDVSYAGEPEAHYVLVSTREPDTHEFRSYRIVDGEVTEEPVTIVESYGE encoded by the coding sequence GTGCTGGTGATCCGCCGTGACCTGGTCGAGGCCATCGTCGAACACGCCCGCCGGGACCATCCCGACGAGGCGTGCGGGGTGGTCGCCGGCCCGTCCCCGGACCGGCCGGAGCGCTTCGTGCCGATGCTCAACGCCGCGCGCTCGCCCACCTTCTACGAGTTCGAGTCGGGCGACCTGCTGCGGCTGTACCGCGAGATGGACGGCAACGACGAGGTGCCGGCGGTGGTCTACCACTCGCACACCGCGACCGAGGCCTACCCCTCGCGCACCGACGTGTCGTACGCGGGCGAGCCGGAGGCGCACTACGTGCTGGTGTCGACCCGGGAGCCGGACACCCATGAGTTCCGGTCCTACCGGATCGTCGACGGCGAGGTCACCGAGGAGCCGGTGACGATCGTCGAGTCGTACGGGGAATAA
- a CDS encoding LLM class flavin-dependent oxidoreductase → MGDKRISVLDVAPLWRGDTASGALRASLDLATQVEALGYHRYWTAEHHNTPCLSATAPPVMVAQLANVTSTMRIGSGGVLLPNHAPLVVAEQFGVLSAFHPGRIDLGIGRAPGGDARIATALRRAAEGEDEFVAQIAELASYFGRGGPISAGAAVEHRPPIWLLGSSPASAKMAARLGLRYAYAHQIKPATTEESLRAYRDGFQPSADLAEPYAMVCALVTVAETDAAADRMIRPYLLSRLSMRAGTGFDAFPSQAEADAYSFSAEEREHVQNFADAQLVGGRDTVRHKVSELIAATGADELMALTLVPDRDDRINSYRLLAELVP, encoded by the coding sequence ATGGGGGATAAGCGGATATCGGTACTGGACGTCGCCCCGCTCTGGCGAGGTGACACCGCCAGCGGCGCACTGCGAGCGTCCCTCGACCTCGCCACGCAGGTCGAGGCGCTGGGGTATCACCGGTACTGGACGGCCGAGCACCACAACACGCCCTGCCTGTCCGCCACCGCGCCCCCGGTGATGGTGGCGCAACTGGCCAACGTGACGAGCACGATGCGGATCGGCTCCGGCGGCGTGCTCCTGCCCAACCATGCGCCGCTGGTGGTGGCCGAGCAGTTCGGCGTGCTGTCCGCCTTCCATCCGGGACGGATCGACCTCGGCATCGGGCGGGCCCCCGGCGGCGACGCGCGGATCGCGACGGCGCTGCGCCGAGCGGCCGAGGGCGAAGACGAGTTCGTCGCGCAGATTGCCGAGCTGGCCAGCTATTTCGGCCGCGGCGGGCCCATCTCGGCCGGTGCCGCCGTCGAGCACCGGCCGCCGATCTGGCTGCTGGGCTCGAGTCCGGCCAGCGCGAAGATGGCGGCCCGCCTCGGCCTCCGCTACGCCTACGCGCACCAGATCAAGCCGGCGACCACCGAGGAGTCGCTGCGCGCGTACCGCGACGGGTTCCAACCGTCCGCCGACCTGGCCGAGCCGTACGCCATGGTGTGCGCGCTGGTCACCGTGGCGGAAACGGACGCGGCGGCCGACCGGATGATCCGCCCCTACCTGCTGTCGAGGCTGTCCATGCGCGCCGGCACCGGGTTCGACGCGTTCCCCAGCCAGGCCGAGGCCGACGCCTACTCCTTCTCGGCCGAGGAGCGCGAGCACGTCCAGAACTTCGCGGACGCGCAGCTCGTCGGCGGCCGCGACACCGTGCGGCACAAGGTGTCCGAGCTGATCGCCGCGACCGGCGCGGATGAGCTGATGGCGCTCACCCTCGTGCCGGACCGCGACGACCGGATCAACTCCTACCGCCTGCTCGCCGAACTCGTGCCCTAG
- a CDS encoding choice-of-anchor P family protein, which translates to MFSRSARRVGAGAVAVIAAMALTAVPAGATPLGQTSLGQVDVTRAGRPVTVPPIAQCDVTADQQNSSNGTHAYGVATFGAGTTTCTRDDGARTAKMQAAGDGFDLTALVPYGGPEIKLSNYSASCAATTTSTTANFQFSGLQGVTAPKPIPANYTTTVGPADNPRARITFNEVIQAQPNDGSVTINMLHIVLYPNGDGPMSGEIIVGHAACSPVS; encoded by the coding sequence TCAGCAGGAGCGCGCGGCGCGTCGGAGCCGGGGCGGTCGCGGTGATCGCGGCGATGGCGCTCACGGCGGTTCCGGCCGGGGCGACGCCGCTTGGCCAGACCTCGCTGGGGCAGGTCGACGTGACCAGGGCCGGCCGCCCGGTCACCGTGCCGCCCATCGCGCAGTGCGACGTCACCGCCGACCAGCAGAACTCCAGCAACGGCACCCATGCCTACGGTGTCGCCACGTTCGGCGCCGGCACCACCACGTGCACCAGGGACGACGGCGCCAGGACGGCCAAGATGCAGGCCGCCGGCGACGGCTTCGACCTGACCGCGCTGGTGCCCTACGGCGGCCCGGAGATCAAGCTGTCCAACTACTCGGCCAGCTGCGCGGCGACGACCACCAGCACGACCGCGAACTTCCAGTTCAGCGGCCTCCAGGGAGTCACGGCGCCGAAGCCGATCCCGGCCAACTACACCACCACGGTCGGCCCGGCCGACAACCCGAGGGCCCGCATCACCTTCAACGAGGTGATCCAGGCCCAGCCCAACGACGGCAGCGTGACCATCAACATGCTGCACATCGTGCTGTACCCCAACGGGGACGGACCGATGAGCGGCGAGATCATCGTCGGCCACGCCGCCTGCTCGCCCGTGTCGTGA
- a CDS encoding ATP-dependent Clp protease adaptor ClpS has product MSEFRVVAFNDLRSEDAVVADILNRVCGLPLADAVALTRQIEVDGKATVGLAATRADAEVIAARMLGFGLRPVIERNRA; this is encoded by the coding sequence GTGAGCGAATTCCGAGTGGTCGCCTTCAACGACCTGCGCAGCGAGGACGCGGTGGTGGCCGACATCCTCAACCGGGTCTGCGGGCTGCCGCTGGCGGACGCGGTGGCGCTGACCAGACAGATCGAGGTGGACGGCAAGGCCACCGTCGGCCTGGCCGCGACGCGGGCCGACGCCGAGGTGATCGCCGCCCGGATGCTGGGCTTCGGGCTGCGGCCGGTGATCGAGAGGAACAGGGCATGA
- a CDS encoding PLP-dependent cysteine synthase family protein: MARYDSLLDALGDTPLIGLPRLSPSETVRLWAKLEDRNPTGSIKDRPALAMIEAAERDGTLSPGCTILEPTSGNTGISLAMAAKLKGYGLVCVMPENTSTERKQLLQAYGARIVFSPAAGGSNQAVAMAKDLAKQNADWVMLYQYGNPANARAHYDGTGPEILRDLPSVTHFVAGLGTTGTLVGAGRFLREHKPDIQIIAAEPRYGELVYGLRNLDEGFVPELYDPEVLTGRYSVGSYDALRRTRQLLESEGIFAGISTGAILHAALAAAEKAAAAGKTADVVFVVADAGWKYLSTGAYSGTLDEAAQRMDGHLWA; encoded by the coding sequence GTGGCGCGGTACGACTCGCTGCTCGACGCGCTCGGCGACACCCCGCTGATCGGGCTGCCCCGGCTGTCGCCGTCGGAGACGGTGCGGCTGTGGGCCAAGCTCGAGGACCGCAACCCGACCGGCTCGATCAAGGACCGGCCGGCGCTGGCCATGATCGAGGCGGCCGAGCGGGACGGCACGCTGTCGCCGGGCTGCACGATCCTGGAGCCCACCTCGGGCAACACCGGCATCTCGCTGGCCATGGCGGCCAAGCTCAAGGGCTACGGCCTGGTCTGCGTGATGCCGGAGAACACCTCGACCGAGCGCAAGCAGCTGTTGCAGGCCTACGGCGCCCGGATCGTGTTCTCGCCGGCCGCGGGCGGGTCCAACCAGGCCGTGGCCATGGCCAAGGACCTGGCCAAGCAGAACGCCGACTGGGTGATGCTCTACCAGTACGGCAACCCGGCCAACGCGCGGGCGCACTATGACGGCACCGGTCCGGAGATCCTGCGCGACCTCCCGTCGGTCACGCATTTCGTGGCCGGCCTCGGCACCACCGGCACCCTGGTCGGGGCCGGGCGGTTCCTGCGTGAGCACAAGCCCGACATCCAGATCATCGCCGCCGAGCCCCGGTACGGCGAGCTGGTCTACGGCCTGCGTAACCTCGACGAGGGCTTCGTGCCCGAGCTGTACGACCCCGAGGTGCTCACCGGCCGGTACTCCGTCGGCTCCTACGACGCCCTGCGCCGCACCCGGCAGCTGCTGGAGTCCGAGGGCATCTTCGCCGGCATCTCCACCGGGGCGATCCTGCACGCCGCCCTGGCCGCCGCCGAGAAGGCCGCCGCCGCCGGCAAGACCGCCGACGTGGTCTTCGTGGTCGCCGACGCCGGCTGGAAGTACCTGTCCACCGGCGCCTACTCCGGCACCCTCGACGAGGCCGCCCAACGCATGGACGGCCACCTCTGGGCCTGA